The Salvia miltiorrhiza cultivar Shanhuang (shh) chromosome 1, IMPLAD_Smil_shh, whole genome shotgun sequence genome has a window encoding:
- the LOC131005000 gene encoding glutamate receptor 2.8-like codes for MERKPMAMIINNIIHRCHLFRINILIFFLLFDSYASAAKNKTSEGSQPSAIPIGVVLDVNSPMGFMADSCMKMAVADFYENHPNYATRLQLHTRNAESILDANFAVVELLKQEVVQGVIGPQRSTEDTFFAELGQNVRVPIISFASSSSATSYTDNHYFIRATPDDAVQMQALAAICKGFQWSELAILYEDTDSGSHFVSLLNKEFQKADIGLSYMVAIPNSADDKDILKELNKLATRQTRVFLVHMNLALGNRLFPLAKRAGVMSEGYAWIISNSLSIFMESMDSATHDSMEGVIGIRPYLSRSKDLESFRGRWKRNVTLSSSTGSFMELNAYGLWAYDAVTALAIAMEKINSSILNASASINVRQKNLSVSTFGPELLKKLSSIKFRGLSGDFELVDGKLKPSAFEIFNVIGSGEKTVGFWTPDRGIVRDMGTSGSTSYSTSANELKSIVWPGDSLTRPTGWAIPTSGNLRVGIPWKHGFIEFVDAIDLGDGHVNASGFSIDIFLATLEALPFRINYEFRIYNDTKDINWSYDDMLHKIPEEFDMVVGDTTNWAPRAEYVDFSLPYSESGVVLVVKNRKAFDMWIFVKPLSWDLWLAIIVACIVMGIVLLVLERRVGVASSGTDSMRAPKEKSGMVYWSPVAVLAFPERNMVSNSWSALVLVFWLFMAFILMQSYTANLSAILTVDQLKFAFSDNYYVGCQDGSFMKRFLIDQLHISASRLKSYASAEEYHEAMTLGSKNGGIDAIFDEIPYMKILLNKYDNQYKMAGPTYRTGGFGFAFPKGSSLAAHFSKAILDVTQGSNMTEIEQTNFGPGYSSQDPLSSTISQGTSSLTFHEFAGLFLVIGSVTLIALFCSETPIGRTFTTKTRQFVHNCINFRSSRINPAEDSSVTGESSEGGAEDIHESVQNNVVTSPSPPHGEVEMHEIGLSDEIPTASKFRSKN; via the exons ATGGAAAGAAAACCAATGGCCATGATAATTAACAATATTATTCATCGCTGTCATCTCTTCAGAATCAATATTCTGATATTTTTCTTGCTGTTTGATAGCTACGCCTCTGCTGCAAAAAACAAAACTTCGGAAGGCTCACAGCCTTCGGCCATCCCCATTGGCGTAGTTCTTGACGTGAACTCGCCGATGGGATTCATGGCGGATTCGTGCATGAAAATGGCGGTAGCGGATTTTTACGAAAACCATCCAAATTATGCTACAAGGTTGCAGCTGCACACCAGAAATGCAGAGAGCATTCTTGATGCTAACTTTGCAG TTGTAGAGCTACTGAAGCAGGAAGTAGTGCAAGGAGTTATAGGACCACAGAGATCAACAGAAGATACATTCTTTGCAGAACTCGGCCAAAATGTTCGCGTGCCGATTATCTCCTTCGCTTCAAGTAGCTCAGCAACTTCCTACACAGATAACCACTACTTCATCAGGGCTACCCCTGACGACGCTGTGCAAATGCAGGCTCTTGCAGCCATTTGCAAGGGCTTCCAGTGGTCAGAATTGGCTATTCTGTATGAAGACACAGATTCTGGCAGTCACTTTGTTTCTCTTCTAAACAAGGAATTCCAAAAGGCTGATATTGGACTATCATATATGGTGGCTATCCCAAATTCAGCAGATGATAAAGATATATTGAAAGAACTCAACAAGTTGGCAACGAGGCAGACGAGGGTGTTCTTGGTGCACATGAACCTTGCCCTTGGCAACCGTTTGTTCCCTCTTGCTAAAAGAGCAGGGGTCATGAGTGAAGGGTATGCATGGATCATCTCGAATAGTCTATCAATCTTCATGGAATCCATGGATTCTGCCACCCATGATTCTATGGAAGGAGTTATCGGCATTAGACCTTACTTGTCACGCTCAAAAGACCTTGAGAGTTTCCGAGGAAGGTGGAAAAGAAATGTGACTTTGAGCAGCTCTACTGGTTCATTTATGGAACTAAATGCTTACGGTTTGTGGGCTTATGATGCGGTCACCGCATTAGCAATTGCAATGGAAAAGATAAATTCTTCCATCTTGAATGCGAGCGCATCCATAAATGTAAGACAGAAAAATTTGAGTGTCTCAACATTTGGGCCCGAACTTCTCAAGAAACTGTCAAGTATCAAATTTAGAGGCTTGAGTGGGGACTTTGAATTGGTTGATGGGAAGCTGAAGCCTTCAGCGTTTGAGATATTCAATGTGATTGGAAGTGGAGAGAAAACTGTAGGATTTTGGACGCCGGACAGAGGAATAGTAAGAGATATGGGCACAAGTGGATCGACAAGTTACTCAACATCAGCAAACGAACTCAAAAGTATCGTGTGGCCTGGAGATTCTCTTACACGACCAACGGGTTGGGCTATTCCTACATCTGGGAACCTCAGAGTTGGAATTCCATGGAAGCATGGATTCATAGAATTTGTTGATGCAATAGATCTTGGAGATGGCCATGTAAATGCGTCTGGATTTTCTATAGATATTTTCTTGGCTACCCTCGAGGCACTACCTTTTCGCATCAATTATGAGTTCCGCATCTACAATGATACCAAAGATATTAATTGGAGTTATGATGACATGCTACACAAGATACCTGAG GAATTTGATATGGTGGTGGGGGATACAACGAATTGGGCTCCAAGGGCAGAATATGTTGATTTTTCGCTCCCCTATTCTGAATCAGGAGTCGTCCTAGTGGTTAAAAACAGGAAGGCGTTTGACATGTGGATTTTTGTTAAGCCCCTAAGTTGGGATCTCTGGTTGGCGATCATTGTGGCATGCATTGTGATGGGAATAGTTCTTCTCGTGTTGGAACGCCGCGTGGGCGTGGCTAGCAGCGGAACAGATTCCATGAGAGCACCCAAGGAGAAGTCTGGAATGGTTTATTGGTCTCCAGTTGCAGTTCTTGCTTTCCCTGAAA GAAATATGGTGTCAAATAGCTGGTCTGCTCTGGTCTTGGTGTTTTGGTTGTTCATGGCGTTCATACTAATGCAGAGCTACACTGCGAACTTGTCAGCTATTCTGACTGTGGATCAATTGAAGTTTGCGTTTTCAGATAATTACTATGTAGGCTGCCAGGATGGTTCCTTCATGAAAAGATTCCTGATAGATCAACTACACATTAGTGCTTCAAGGCTCAAGAGTTATGCATCAGCCGAAGAATACCATGAAGCTATGACCTTGGGGAGCAAAAACGGAGGCATAGACGCCATATTTGATGAGATCCCTTACATGAAAATTCTTCTCAACAAATATGACAACCAATACAAAATGGCCGGACCAACATACAGGACCGGTGGTTTTGGCTTT GCATTTCCGAAGGGCTCTTCTTTAGCTGCGCATTTCTCAAAGGCGATCTTGGATGTTACTCAAGGCTCAAACATGACAGAGATTGAACAAACGAATTTCGGACCTGGATACTCTTCCCAAGATCCACTTTCCTCGACCATCTCACAAGGGACCTCCAGTCTTACTTTCCACGAGTTTGCAGGGTTGTTCCTGGTTATAGGATCCGTAACACTAATAGCTCTGTTCTGCTCAGAAACACCAATTGGACGAA